From the Onychostoma macrolepis isolate SWU-2019 chromosome 13, ASM1243209v1, whole genome shotgun sequence genome, the window tgcaataataaaaatttagGAAAGTgacattttttcccctcttaCAGTTGGGTCCAAAAGtgaaaaagcttttatttagcaTTGTATTAATGTACTATAATTttgtcataaattaaaaaaaaaaaaatcctataaaTTAATTGATTAGCATAACGAATAtttgttacaaatatatatatttaaaaaaaaaagatttaataaaatgatttattttcctcTGTTTGCAATTAGTGTATGAAAACTGATGAATACAGCATTTTTCTCCACTTACAGAAGGGACCAATAGtgaaaaatcttttattttgcattttattataatataatttatattatatgtaatataattttgttaTAAATTTCTTCATCTGCATAACaatttgaacaaataaaatttttttaataaaaaatattttacatttttaacatttatttataatgactTTTAGAATGACTTTTAAAACCTGTAGTACTTTACCTGCAATATGAGGACGAAATAATCCACCGGCTTGTTGCGCTGGAAGAGGTAGTGCTTTGGTGTTCGCTTGTTTTTCTCATCAAACTTGAGGTCCTGCACCACGCTTGGGTGCTTTATCAATCGCAAGAGGATCTTTTCTGATAGATGCGTCGGCTTAAAAGGCTCTACTTCTACCGAAAGAAAGAGAACAGAGAGGACAACAAACACATTAATGATTTTGACAACGAAACGGCAGCATTCTGATCCTTCATCATTTGTTGATGATTTGCAATGCTGCACCAAATGCGTAGATATTGTCAAATTAATGTGAACACATGCTTTTGGTCTTGAACTGTATGTCCTTTAAACCTAAAACAACTTTCAGGTTCTTAAAACTTCAAATTATATTATTCCAAAACTGTCTGATTTGATCATTAACAGGGTTAAATATTTGACAACTGTGAATTGAGATTACCTGTTGCTAGAAAGCGATGTGTTGCGAGCAGAAGCTGTGGTGAAACTTTGACCTTCatttcactctctgacagttTAAATATGGAGAAATCTTGCTGTTTCCTCTCATGGTGAGACACTCTCCTCTTCGTACGGTTATCAGCTGCCACAACACAACGGCAGTACATTATACTGGATAGGCTTTACCTCAAACCAATAACAAGTGAATGAGAGCATAGAAAATATGCTTGAGATGCAAAATATCGACaataaaaggttaaaaaaaaaacggttaTATTGATATCCTGGCAATTTATATAGTATTTCACTCAAGATAATTGGATTGAATAtaatacactttttttgtttaaaaaatgtgcatTGAAATGTTACTTAGGCATTTTTTAGAGCccttaatttttataaatcttaatttttttataacaagaataaaatgaaatgattagCCATacacactgaatgaatgaataaacaaataaaatatgtgcCAACAACACACTTTGATTGACCTGCATCAATTTTCTTATAggattaagtttttatttatttattgttattttatatatatacactgtatatatatatatatatatatatatatatatatatatatatatatatatatatatatatatatataattcaagaATATAGGATATTCATTCTGATATTtggtattttagttttttttttaactaaagttTTATTGCACAATTGTATTGCAGGGTGTCCATTATtgctaaaatgaaatgaaatttcaaatgattatgcaaatgatattttatgtgttttattatattatttgaacTTAAACATAACAGTATTGTTTTTAGTAGTATTTAAACTAAAACGTGTTAAGTATATGGTTACAGCTGAAGATCCAAGCTGAATCACTTTTTTCCTTGTTTCTGCTCCATAATCAGTTATTGCACTATAATTGCAGATTCCCcttgtgacaacttaccccactTTGCCGCTAACGGGATATGTTGTCACAAAAGATGGTATTCATAACTCTAACTTATTTCCTTGGCAGAAAACTTATTTTGTAGTCAAGATGTTAAGGTAAATGTGTGTGCAGAAATGAATTCACAAGTACAAACCCTAGTCTCCCCCAGTATGTTAGCACTGTTAATCATGGTTAAAAATGAATTGATAATTGCAGAGAACAGGCTTTGCCAGAAGACAATAACACAGAGTTCTGGAATACAATTAGTGCGATAATTATTTGCAACAGGGTCACACTGTTATCAACTATGCATGAGGAAGCAGTAGGAATCAGGGCAGGTTTTCACTCAGACAAATGCTCTGGAATGGCTGTGTAGAGGAAATATTCTTCTTGTAATTCACTATTGGACTGATTTTGTAACTTTCAGGGTTTGAGTGTTCATCTGAAACTTCATTATTGAAAGATGAGATAACAGAAAACAAATGAGGCCTAGCAAAAGTGCACCAGACTTAAAGAACAGAAATAGTAAACACCTACTGTAGAGGTCCGTTTCGTCCACAATCTCAGACTTGATGATTTCCTCGATGACGTCTTCTAGAGTGACAATGCCCATAACTTCATAGAAAGGATCTCCTTCTCCTTCGTTATTGACCCTCTGCACGATAGCCAAATGAGATTTCCCTTTACAGCGCCAGAGAAAGACATAGGAGCATCACGGCGGGATATGCAATTGGCATTTAATTGTATACTCGTAATCTGCACCCTCATTTATGCAAAGTATATTAAAGCCATTTTCACAAAACTGCAGTgctattctgtcatcatttactcaccctcaagtggttccaaacctgtatgaatgtctttgttctgctgaacacaaaggaagatattctgaagaatgtgggaaacagagcagttctggggcaccattgacttccatagtatttttttttcctactatggaagtcaatggtgccccaaaacagcctggttacatactttcttcaaaatatcttcctttgtgttcggcagaacaaagaaattcatacaggtttggaactacttgaaggtgagtaaatgatgacagaatattcatttttgggtgaactatccctttaaatcaatCCATGAATCAATGAAGTTATTAGGCAAAGTGTGCAAAATCAATTGTCATGCAACTTTAGTAAATGAAGCCCTGTCCGTTTATTTGACCCTTTGGATACTTGTGTATGTGATTTCTGTTGCAGAGAGTCTTTTGCACTGTTAAACTGATTTGTCACATAACATAAAGAGTGCTTGAAATGAAGGCTCGTGAAGAGATTAACTATGACAGCTCTGAAGATTCAGACCTGACCTTATGTAAAGAGCGCTGAGGGGTTATGCAATGGGGTTTTGTGAAGCCCTGTGACTCTGATGATGAAGCATGCTAAAAACCTGGAATCTGTTGGAATTTGCTAGTTTTGAGTCTTTAAAAAGCTGCTCGGGCATTAATGGCTATTCTGACAGTAGTTCACGTCTcccataatttaaaataattatgatgccaaaatgtgaaattttctgtaggctatttatatatttatacatacactactgttcaaaagtttagggtcattttagttttttagttttttaaaggatgcattaaattgttcagaagtgagagtaaaacatttgtaatgtacagcagatttttatttatgtcaaatgctgttcttttgaactttttataaaatcaaggcattctgaaaaaaaagatgGTTCCTACAAAAATGTTTCCTACACAGCTGTttgcaacattgataataataagaaatgtttcatgagcagcaaatcagcatattagaatgatttctgaaggatcacgtgacgctgaaaattcagctttgcatcacaaattaattctattttaaaatctattaaaatagaaaacagttattgtaataacatttcacaatatgatggtttttactgtatatttgattaaataaatgcagccttggtgagcataagagactttcaaaaacattgttacataaatatacaggtgtgtgcatgtgtacatatataggctacacacacacacacacacacttgttctGCACATCCACAATGTTGTAATGTCAGATGCATTTATGTATTAACAATGGCTATTTAATATTTACCAGAGCGTTATGAGGAATCATTAGAAACTAACAGTTGAAGTCTGGTCATTTCAACAGATTGTTTTATAAATCTCTCATAATGTATAATGCAGCTTTGCCAACAGTCTGTTATTGAAATATGGGGCTGCTAAATCTATATTGGCACCAACTGCAAACCAGCAGCTTGTTGCTGCAGCAAAACTATATCTCATTTCACATGCAAAGAGGGCACTTTCATTGGAATCTTAAAGGaacagcagcaaaaaaaattgtcataaaagctaaattattgtaaaaaaaaaaatgtatatgacccttttaaaaagcttaaaatATGAAGCAGACCAGTGTTTCTTATACAAGATTGTTCACTGAATTCCCAGACAGAAGCTCTTTGCAATTGAACAAACGAAACATCCCTAGCACTTCTGTTAATCATCAGTCAGCCAGATTTGGAATATCATTTCAGGCGGAGAAGATTAAATGCATAATCCTCAACCTCTGGATAGAGAGAACCCAATGGACAGAAGCCTCTCTCACGCTGTGGTCTCCATGGTAGCGGCACACGCTGAGTGAAGTGAAGAATTCTGCAGGAGTCAGGTGGAGAGCAAGGGCAATGCAGCACTCGGCTCGATACACCTCAAAGCCGATGTTCAGGGAGCCGCATTACATCACTATGCTATTATATAACACACGCACGCATGCACGCGGAGCCAGGGGGTCTGAGCCCACACGGATGTCCCTGCGATTCCCTCAGCTGCTGTGCCAAGCAAATGAACTCGTTAAAGCTGGCACTATACTCTACTCATGTGATGCATAGCAGAGCAGTACGGTGGGAAATGCTAAATAAAGCACAGTGTGTAGCTGAAAACGGAAAGAAACACACAGAAGGAAATGCCTGAATGATTTCAATTCAATAGCACAGTTCGTCCTAAAAATgcatatgcaaataaatgcatgattttCTGTTAATTgcttttttaaatcatgttttaggCCTTTTTAATTTTGATACTTGTGCAGCATTCATGTTGCAACTGACCTGCATTTgagcttaaagggacagtttacccaaaaatgaaagttctgccatttactcatgttgttccaaacctgcattgCTTTCTTTCTTCAACTGAACacgaaaaaatatattttgaagaatttcagtttatggtatttttttcccccatactatggaaatcaatggggaccatcaactaTTTAATTACcaacattgttcaaaatataattGTGTTCCACAAGAAAGAAACTCCTACAGGTTTGGTACAACTTAAAGGTCTGATTATTCATGCAGAACACAGTTTGAGGAATAGGAATTAGCTATTGATCCTGAAATTTGAGGGGTCATACacttagggggcaagcactaaAGGTGTGTAGgcacctatttttttttttcctttggtaGAGTCTATGGCAACTCCCTATaactctctagcgccaccaaCAGTTCAAAATTGCACATACATTTTAGCTGATAATTTATGAACTGAATAGAAACTAAATCATCTCCTTTCATTCCCTGGTGTGGTTTAAATTTCTAGATTTTTTgccatttctttctctctttttttttagagcCAGTTTTTTAGCAAAGCAAACTATTTTCAAACAAACCCTGAGcctttggattttttttttttttagcaccaTTTTCTGCATAAACCCCAATGGAATCATTAGCAAACATCAATGGGCGTGCCGTTAATGTTCTTGGttcttttcaaatgtatttttatcgGCTTTTTGTCTTTCTAGGACAGACCAGCAGAGTTAGAAGAGGAAACAACAGAGAGAGAAGCAATGGAGACTGCCAAACAAATCATGATCAGTCAAATCCTGTGTGATTTCTTGTTTCTAAATTTATCACACAGCTTACACTCTGCCTATGTTTGAATACTTTTgatgtttaaagggatagtacacacaaaagtgaaaattaacaaaagcagatattttgaaaaatgtctctgGTTTTTCCTCCCAATGAAAGTCAGGGGGGtcaaaaacattcttaaattgacatttttagtCCAGAGAACAAATAAAGTAATACAGAGAATTTACCTGTTGGGTTGAACTGGGTAAAGTAGCAGATTATAAATAAGTGTATGTTTGAAATGTAGCATTGTATATCTGTTATGTGCTGAAAAGAATAATAGCTTTTACTATTTTCAGAAGTACAGATACACTTAGTTTTACCACTTCAGTAACTTAGTCTTCAGAAAAAGGTCATTTTATTCAGCTTCACCTTTACCTGCTGTTCAGCATCTGCCTTACTTCACTGAGTGGAGAGGGAAAGGTTGAGCCTGCATATTTCATAATTCCTGCTGTAATATGTCCACTGGAGGCAGAAGCTTCAAAGAGTGACAGGCTGGGTGCTCACAGTGTGAGGAAGCAGATCCTCTTCTCTCTCGCTCTGCTCTTTTTGTCCATATGGTCCCAAGCTGAGACACTGATTGGACCAAAAGGTCACTGCTGCAGCTAATCTGCCCTGATGTTTCTATACAGACAAGCACTTGgatttaaaggcatagttcacccaaaaatgacactaTAATTCATTTACTAAACCTCATGTCATgccaaacctgtatgatgtCTTTACACGGCTAAACTGCATGTTATTTTTGGAGCTTAAAAGAATAGTTGTCaacatcaaaaatgaaaattcacatCTGGAatcaacagtttgaagttaaaaacatctcagtgatggatttgtttcatacaaacacagattttcacttcacaagatgttaattgatagactggacttgtgtggattacttgtggattattgtgatgttttcatcagctatttggattctcattctgacggcacccattcactgcagaagatccattggtgagcaagcgaGCAAGCGATGTAATGCTACAGGTACATTTCTCCAAGTCTGTTCTGGTGAAGAAACAGACTCTATCTTGAatgcctgagggtgagtacatattcagcaaattttcatttttgggtgaactattcctttaacagctGTGGTCACTGTGAACTGTCATAAAAGAGGTGTATAAAGATTCTTAAACATTTCcatgaaaaaaatactgtaacagCTACATCCTTTACAGTTCCATTTAAATGGAGCAATTACTGAAAATTGAGAGCAATCCACTATTAGATAAACTTTGACCTCAGTTCTAAGTTTAATGAATTCTCTCAGACAGTTCTGCTGTGTTGGAAAATAAATTCAAGTCTTGCACAAAGATTAAACTCAATCCAGGGTTAAAATGCAGTGCGGTGTCAGTCTGTGCTGAAAATCCTATTTTTGGTCTGGATGTTGCCTAAACTGCCCTGGATTCCTACGGCGGTTATGGAACTGATACTGTTGATGATCCCTTTACTAAATCTACTGCGTATGAACATTTGTGCCCTGTGGGGAAGGTAAATCCAGTGAATCTTGTACCCTGTGAGAGTGGTACATCTGACAGGTTACTGCATTACAGCTGAATTATGGCACTCTGCACCCTGCTGTTGCTGCTCTGTAGCTTTGACTCAGTGCCTTCACAGAAAACACCATCAATCTCAATAAGACATTATTACGTAATTGTCACTGTGATGCAGTAGAGGCCAAAGTATGATATCATACCAGGCGTCAGAACGCATCACATCACTGTCTAGACTTTGTGCAGGGCAGGATCAAGAGGAAATGGTATGCATCCCTGCATTCCACACAGGTCAGTGCTTGGCGTGAGTAATTCATGGATTTTCAGTAAAAGGCGTATCAAAATATGACTAATACAAACTCTCTGGTGAACAGCAAGCAATGATGATGGAATGAAAATGGTTGCCATGGGAACAAATTCAAATTATTGGAGTCCAGTTGCCAGCCTCTCTGCAGATGTCAGCAGAAGTTGTGCTGATGCTAAATGTGCAATGTATGATgtcaaaaaaagtattttatatgttattttataGATATTATATGTTAATTATTATGTTATTACATTATCACAATATATTATGTATCATTATATGTTATAGACTAGATTTAGATTTTCAATTACAATTCCATAATTTCAAAGTACAATATGTTCTCCCGTACACTGAAGTTActgaacagttcacccaaaaatgaaaactgtcatcATATATCATCTTCATGTTTTTGCATTCTTAATTGTATGCACATCTTAATTCTGTGTGGAATGCAAAATAAGTtgctatagtgtttttgaataaattgaaTCAAGTcctatgttttattaacatgatatttaaaatatattttgttacaaagaagaaataaatgcatacaggGTTGGAACGAAATGAGGGTGAGAAATGATTTTTGTGTGAATGATCCTTTTTCACACTGATTTTAAACGTTTTTTTCCTGTTGTAACTTTACACAACTGGAGTCCTAGGATGTACAAACATCTTACCTTTCTTGAATTGCTCCAGCATGGCATCCAGTTTGGTGTCGTTAAAGACACAGTGCAGCGGGTGCTTGTAGAACTGAGTGATGGTTTTTAACGGGGTGCAGTCATCTGGATCAACAAATGCCAGATCTTTGACGAACAGTATATCAACAATATTAGACCGTTCGTTCTCAAACACAGGAATGCGAGTGTATCCGCTCTGCATCACGTCTGACATGGTGTAGAAGTCCAGGATGGCATCCGAGGCCAGCATGAAGCAGTCATTGAGGGGGGTCAGCACATCTTCCACCGTTTTGCTCCTGAGTTCCAGAGCTCCCTGGATGATGTTCAACTCTTCTTTCACCAGGTCATGATAAGGGTCGGTAACTCTCAGCATAGCCAGTAACTTCTCACGGGTGTAGAAGTTGCTGATTTCCTGGTGCAGCATATTGTCTAGGAGTTTGCTGATGGGATATGTGATGGGGAAAGTCAGCAACATCAGCATCTTGGTCAGCCACACGGTCTTAGACGCGATAGCCAGCCCGTGTCTGGACGCAACGGAGTGCGGCAGGATCTCGCCGATGAAGAAGATGAGAAAAGTGCACGCCGCAGTAGAGACGGGCGTCACTCCGAGGATCTGGCACATCCAGACCACCAGGAAAGTGTTGGTGAGCACGTTGCACAGCACCAAGGTGCACAGGACGTAGTTGCCGTGTTTGCGCACCGACTCGATCTTGTGCGCGTACTTTTGCTCCTTGTCCGTGCCGCTGTTCTGCAGCACTTTGAGCTCCACCGGGTCCAGCGCGAGCATGCTAATCACCAGCCCGCTGAAGAGCGCGGAAAGCGCCAGAAGCAGCACCGAAAGACCCGCTTGTAGCCACCCGTCCGTATGCGGCGGCCGCTCCACCACCGCCAGCCAGAAGTCGCGCGTCCGGTAGTGCTCCCATTTGATCCCGTCAAAGGCGCACATGGAGTAATACTTGATGGTCTCTCCTCTCCGCAGGTCTTTGGCGAGCAGCTCCACCAGGATGGAGTTCTGGCTGGAGGCTGACTTGAAAGATCCGAGGAGCTCTATATCCGAGCTCCTGGCGCTCTCCTCCACGCATAAGTTGCGTTTGGGATGCACCTGCCCCTCTCTGCCCGGCTCCGGTTCTTCTATGAAAGCGATCCACGGCGCGGCTGTGCCGCCGACGCTGCTGACGGTCCGGTTGAGCCTCTGCGGGGATGCTGCATAGTACACGCgcaacatgaaccgcgtccctTCGGTGGCCTTCAACAGCCCGTCCTGCACGGACAGATCTCCTCCCGTGTCCTCCGGGCGGAAGCCCAGCAGCCCGTGGCTCGGTGTGGGGAGAGCGGACGCGATCAGGAGGAGCAGAGGCAGGAGGCATGGTCCGGGGATGCGGTGCGGGAGGAGAGCATCCGCAGCATCCGCAGCCATGATGCTGAGTGGGTTGTAGAAGGACATTGGCGAGCTGGATCACGTGGCGATGACACACACCCACGGACACACACATCGACTCTGTTTGCCGAGTCAATGTAACAGCTGGAGTCTcgtgtaaataaaaatgacactgCAGTGACGTCATGACGCTTTGCAGGGCTGCGATACTGTAAGGAGCAAACAGGAAGTATGTAGGCTACAGTCCAGAAGAACGGGCCAAAACACCCAGCCAGAGATCCTGTGATAcgatttctgtttattttaccACTGTAAACCCAAGAAGTCGGTGAAcatagaaaacttttttttaaaggcaattttttaataattaatgtttaatacaatataatgttcTTTAGTAATAAAAGTTATCAATGTAGTActttaaagaataaattattaaagtgctcttttttttattttattttattttatttcattgtaaTATTGACAGACTCAGATGGCTGGGGGTCTCTGGGCCTGTGGAGATTGAAAGCTCTACTCATATtgttttattagtaaataacCTTTTAATCAGCAACACAAGGTCCAAGATTTCAGGTATCTgaattttattgaatctctaattttgtatttaataaaagttaaatttattataattattattatctatataTGCTTAGTGAATGTCATGCATTATTTGTCCTTGTGTAAATACAGTACAGGTAGGCTaaagtaaatgaatgaatacctAATTTAGGCTACTTACCGTCCAAAAAGGTAATAGATGTTCTATTCAAACTTAATGCAAACTTTACTTTTATGTGGAGTCATAACGAATCTTCGCCACTAGGTGGCACTATATAACAATTTGCCTTGACTTCGATAACTGAATGCCACTGAATGATAGAAACTTGCAGAGAAGTAATATTGTTCTATTTGACTAAtgatataaaattttaattttgcaaaacaccttaaataatataacataaatagtGGCATGACTACACCATATATGTTTAAGAAATGGCTCCtggtagtttttattttattttatttctttatttttcttttaagggAACGCTTGTTCGGTGGTTCTACATATAGTAGCCTGTTCAAAGACACACACACCCAAACATATAGGAAGACATCATGATGTGTATCAGTTACGTTTGTAGATATTAAACATCTATAAgataataaatcacattttgtaATACAAACTTCCCCTATTCGCATTTCCAGCAGTTTTCGATCCCAAAAGCAAGAAATTCGTTCAGTGGGATTTTTGTCAAATCATTTCGAAATGTCAAAAAACTCCCTTCCCCAGCAGCAGGGTGAAACAATAAGTTGTGGTCTCATAAACACTTACTTTTATCCCCTGGGTGTTTGGAGCCAGGCCTCAAGCAGACAGCCAATGGCACAGATGATACCATTCTGAAGAGTTTATGGGTAAGATAAAACTAagagaaaaagaagaatttGGAGATGTTTGGCTGTGTGTGCTAACCACTTTCGTCTGCTCAGCATCACTCGCTTCCACCTCGTAAATCAGAGACAAATATGtggagttttttttcttctccctcTTATTGCCCACGGCTCGTCGATATTCAGAGGGACCCGTATGTAAAGCCTTGACCTTGTCGACGGTCTGCAGGGAGGGCTCACAGTACAGTTAGCAGGCTCAGGAAACTTTTACTTAATAAGTTATTGATGGTCCACTTGGATGAAACGTTACACGTCCTTTAGGAGCCTGTTTGAAACAGTGGGAGTGCCGTGCTCGGATGGTTTCACTAAAAGACTCAACAGTTTTTCTACTATTGTTGTGTGAGAGGAAAGGGGGAAATCACAGcacaaataatatacaaaactgatatcaaaagaataaaaaaaatgtatgcaatcATTCGTGCTTATTATTTAGGCTAGTTGTCGAATCCGTGTTTACGATTAGGCTACTTTCGGGAATTGCTTTACTTTCATAGAATCCTGTTTAATTTCTGCTGCAAATAAATATTCTATTTAATTTAGTGTGCGTGAGCTTTAAACCAGGTGAGTAGACATTTTTCTATTATTGTATTAATAACCGAagatgttatttaatttaattagccTGTGAATTTTGACAAATTAGCCTACCCGACCAAAATATACTGTCCTATGCAAACATATCTCTAGTGTTTATAATTTTGATATAACGCACTATAACGTAAAACATTTTGAGCTTTAGTTTAAAACTTTCTCGTCCCATCTTATCAGCATAATCTTAGTGtcttaattttaatgaattaataatgcGCGTAAATATTATGTCATAAccagaaattaaatgtttttttttttttttaagtgaagctgaaaggtttttattttactaaatgCATTCTAAAATAAACGCCAAATATATTCGCAAGAAAGAATTAAACTACTTGAATGTATTATTTAGAATGTTTAGAACTTTATCCATATAgctaaaagattttttttataaaagttttaaCCTCGCACTTTTTATCAGAATGGGAGCAACAGATACACAATCTGGACTACTTTATAACCtatattttttttgcttcacaatAAACTACAAGACTGTGTACTGAATGTTAACcctgtttgatatatttactcCCAATAATCACTGAAACTGTGAGTTCCAGTTTAGAAAGCTAAAAATGAACTTCAAAAGATTTCTCGTATAAAACTTGATAAATCTTGTCATAAATCTGAGACTAAAGAGAGGCGCCCTGTCTGGTTTACTGCCAAGaaacatactgtaaaaacagcacAGATTCTTATTTTctatctgttttgttttattcaccTTTATTCTGCAGAAAGTAGGCTAAGTGGACTGTCGCAGGACGCCCGGGATGTTAGGCCAAAATGTCAGTCACAGAAGGAC encodes:
- the LOC131552549 gene encoding metal transporter CNNM1, with the translated sequence MSFYNPLSIMAADAADALLPHRIPGPCLLPLLLLIASALPTPSHGLLGFRPEDTGGDLSVQDGLLKATEGTRFMLRVYYAASPQRLNRTVSSVGGTAAPWIAFIEEPEPGREGQVHPKRNLCVEESARSSDIELLGSFKSASSQNSILVELLAKDLRRGETIKYYSMCAFDGIKWEHYRTRDFWLAVVERPPHTDGWLQAGLSVLLLALSALFSGLVISMLALDPVELKVLQNSGTDKEQKYAHKIESVRKHGNYVLCTLVLCNVLTNTFLVVWMCQILGVTPVSTAACTFLIFFIGEILPHSVASRHGLAIASKTVWLTKMLMLLTFPITYPISKLLDNMLHQEISNFYTREKLLAMLRVTDPYHDLVKEELNIIQGALELRSKTVEDVLTPLNDCFMLASDAILDFYTMSDVMQSGYTRIPVFENERSNIVDILFVKDLAFVDPDDCTPLKTITQFYKHPLHCVFNDTKLDAMLEQFKKGKSHLAIVQRVNNEGEGDPFYEVMGIVTLEDVIEEIIKSEIVDETDLYTDNRTKRRVSHHERKQQDFSIFKLSESEMKVKVSPQLLLATHRFLATEVEPFKPTHLSEKILLRLIKHPSVVQDLKFDEKNKRTPKHYLFQRNKPVDYFVLILQGRVEVEIGKEGLKFENGPFTFYGLPAIMTILPTVHRSPSRSSGLNHSDTTIHGGSLGQLSISGGPYLPDYSVRQLTDLQIIKITRNHYQNALTATRMDSSPQTPDAESQAPGERMTIPETRSNSIALPLTEPRPCLTRFHQHSHLYRQPDSTTTLNERNRIVRSKSDGQKSPSDSVFLRMDDTPYIRDNRVERKEGTDATAVPMETDLSTSQLISSYSLGGSDENLGKKLLRKLSNKKRKKSRDGDKPLEDNPEQSQVKT